The Paeniglutamicibacter sulfureus genome includes a region encoding these proteins:
- a CDS encoding BCCT family transporter — MAVNTDETMSEEPDVPDEYVVEDPVAGSAPPVDTAILQELRDGESERKATRMIPRLPEGLDKVTFGVAGAFALAFVIWGLVKTASLSAASNAALSWVTENTGWFFVSLASFFVIFVLWLALGRFGNIPLGRDGEKPEFRTVSWISMMFSAGMGIGLVFYGVAEPLYHYVSPPPGTVDGSTPEAIQTAMATSIFHWSIHPWAMFAVVGIAMAYSTFRLGRRQLISSAFTSLFGPRVEGPAGKIVNILAIFATLFGTAASLGLGAMQIASGIEFNGWVGKVASPVLVGVITVLTVCFVLSAVSGISRGIQWLSNINMVLALLLAVLVFVLGPTLLILNLIPSAIGDFVRDLPSMASRTESAGDESVRAWMSSWTIFYWAWWVSWAPFVGMFIARISRGRTIRQFVTGVLLVPSLVSVIWFSIFGGAAFDIQLKSAASNGASDSMVSMVDGEPSIDFEGAMFDLIQHLGASPGVTLAIAILAMVLIGIFFVTGADSASIVMGSLSTNGRLEPSKGVIVFWGVLTGAVASIMLLAGGDNPGQALNGLKNITIVSALPFAAVMFILCIALVKDLRRDPLALRRKLADSVVERAIRSGVDEHGGVPFELVTKHDCTEACDAEDRCPGRGADGA, encoded by the coding sequence ATGGCAGTGAACACCGACGAGACCATGTCCGAAGAACCGGACGTGCCCGACGAGTACGTGGTCGAGGATCCGGTCGCGGGTTCCGCGCCACCAGTTGACACCGCCATCCTGCAGGAGCTCAGGGACGGCGAATCGGAGCGGAAGGCAACACGGATGATTCCGCGCCTGCCCGAGGGACTGGACAAGGTCACTTTCGGGGTCGCCGGGGCCTTCGCGCTGGCCTTCGTCATCTGGGGCCTGGTCAAAACCGCCTCGCTCTCGGCGGCCTCGAACGCTGCACTGTCCTGGGTCACCGAGAACACCGGCTGGTTTTTTGTTTCGCTGGCCTCGTTCTTCGTGATCTTCGTGCTCTGGCTGGCTCTAGGCCGGTTCGGCAACATCCCGCTGGGGCGTGACGGGGAAAAGCCGGAGTTCCGCACTGTCTCCTGGATCTCGATGATGTTCAGCGCCGGCATGGGAATCGGCCTCGTTTTCTACGGGGTGGCCGAACCGCTCTACCACTACGTCTCCCCGCCACCGGGAACGGTTGACGGGAGCACGCCCGAGGCCATCCAGACGGCCATGGCCACGTCGATATTCCACTGGAGCATCCACCCCTGGGCCATGTTCGCGGTGGTCGGCATCGCCATGGCCTACTCGACCTTCCGGCTGGGTCGCCGGCAGTTGATCTCCTCGGCCTTCACTTCCCTCTTCGGTCCGCGGGTCGAAGGGCCAGCCGGCAAGATCGTGAACATCCTGGCCATCTTCGCCACGCTCTTCGGCACCGCCGCCTCGCTGGGGCTCGGGGCCATGCAGATCGCCAGCGGCATCGAATTCAACGGCTGGGTCGGCAAGGTCGCCTCGCCGGTGCTGGTTGGGGTCATCACGGTACTGACCGTCTGCTTCGTGCTTTCCGCGGTCTCGGGGATCTCCCGGGGCATCCAGTGGCTGTCCAACATCAACATGGTCCTGGCCCTGTTGCTGGCGGTGCTCGTGTTCGTGTTGGGGCCCACGCTGCTGATCCTCAACCTGATCCCGTCGGCCATCGGCGACTTCGTCCGGGACCTGCCCTCGATGGCCTCGCGCACCGAGTCCGCCGGTGACGAGTCGGTGCGGGCGTGGATGTCGAGCTGGACCATCTTCTATTGGGCCTGGTGGGTGTCGTGGGCGCCGTTCGTGGGCATGTTCATTGCCCGGATCAGTCGCGGACGCACCATCCGCCAGTTCGTCACCGGGGTGCTGCTGGTCCCGTCGCTGGTCTCCGTTATCTGGTTCTCGATCTTCGGCGGCGCCGCCTTCGACATCCAGCTCAAGTCCGCAGCTTCAAACGGGGCGTCGGATTCGATGGTGAGCATGGTCGACGGGGAACCCTCCATCGACTTCGAGGGCGCCATGTTCGACTTGATCCAGCACCTTGGCGCCAGCCCCGGGGTCACCTTGGCCATTGCCATCCTGGCCATGGTGTTGATCGGCATCTTCTTCGTCACCGGCGCAGACTCCGCCTCGATCGTGATGGGCTCGCTGAGCACCAATGGGCGCTTGGAACCCTCCAAAGGCGTCATCGTGTTCTGGGGAGTGCTCACCGGGGCGGTTGCCTCCATCATGTTGCTGGCCGGCGGGGACAATCCCGGACAGGCGCTGAACGGGCTGAAAAACATCACCATCGTCTCCGCTCTGCCGTTCGCTGCCGTCATGTTTATCTTGTGCATCGCCCTGGTCAAGGACCTGCGCCGCGATCCGCTGGCACTTCGCAGGAAGCTGGCCGACTCGGTGGTCGAACGGGCCATCCGCAGCGGCGTGGACGAACACGGCGGAGTGCCCTTCGAACTGGTGACCAAACACGACTGCACCGAGGCCTGCGACGCCGAAGACCGCTGCCCTGGCCGAGGCGCCGACGGCGCATGA
- the purU gene encoding formyltetrahydrofolate deformylase, with amino-acid sequence MIHETAVTRDATHPRSIRFVLTLSCPDKPGIVRAVTGFLDDRGFDIAEHQQFDDHVGGRLFLRTALAGGNPDDTAEELETAFGRLAGEFGMDFAFHDGRAQRVLVMVSKFGHCLNDLIYRWRTGTLGAELVGVVSNHEDLRPMAEAAGLPFIHIPVTADTKPAAEARLQEVIADHRADVVVLARYMQVLSNELTRALHGRAINIHHSFLPGFKGAKPYHQAYERGVKMVGATAHYVTESLDEGPIIEQEVFRVDHVPDADALARIGRDAEAQALARAITWHCQHRILLNNTRTVVFR; translated from the coding sequence ATGATCCACGAGACGGCAGTGACCCGGGATGCCACGCACCCGCGCAGCATTCGCTTCGTCCTGACCCTTTCCTGCCCCGACAAGCCCGGCATCGTGCGGGCAGTGACAGGGTTCCTCGACGACCGCGGGTTCGACATCGCCGAGCACCAGCAATTCGACGACCACGTCGGCGGCCGGCTCTTCCTGCGCACCGCACTGGCCGGGGGGAACCCGGATGACACCGCCGAGGAGCTGGAAACCGCGTTCGGACGGCTGGCAGGTGAGTTCGGCATGGACTTCGCCTTCCACGACGGGCGCGCCCAGCGGGTGCTGGTCATGGTCTCGAAGTTCGGGCACTGCCTCAACGACCTGATCTACCGCTGGCGCACCGGAACCCTCGGCGCCGAACTGGTCGGCGTCGTCTCCAACCACGAGGACCTGCGCCCCATGGCCGAGGCCGCCGGGCTGCCGTTCATCCACATCCCGGTCACTGCCGACACCAAGCCCGCAGCAGAGGCCCGGCTCCAGGAGGTCATCGCCGACCACCGGGCAGACGTCGTGGTGTTGGCCCGCTACATGCAGGTGCTCTCCAACGAGCTGACCCGGGCACTGCACGGACGGGCCATCAACATCCACCACTCGTTCCTGCCCGGGTTCAAGGGCGCCAAGCCCTACCACCAGGCCTATGAACGCGGCGTGAAGATGGTGGGGGCCACCGCGCACTACGTCACCGAGTCCCTCGACGAAGGCCCGATCATCGAACAGGAAGTGTTTCGGGTCGACCACGTCCCGGACGCCGACGCGCTGGCACGGATCGGGCGCGACGCCGAGGCCCAGGCCCTGGCCCGCGCCATCACCTGGCATTGCCAGCACCGCATCCTGCTCAACAACACCCGCACCGTCGTCTTCCGCTAA